One segment of Radiobacillus kanasensis DNA contains the following:
- the spoVID gene encoding stage VI sporulation protein D, producing the protein MLTDGQSVFTFDLNESLWFKKGQEVEEIMGISLDPEISIQEYEDFVSIRGVIELKGEYFQVQGEVWESDDILTLRDHPSQRMVERVESYDDGVNEFFHTFPVEVSIPNYRIHELDDVMVGIESFDYELPENSQLKLMARIAIHGVLEESNSYEATAEDRDLQTDNNYADANDEAKSVALDETFQFDVKNRSEQQPEPEPDFAEDFAEPPLDPALEDEIDVLDEVEEELEQKEEKVEVPAKEKGKKKKSQSLAEFFAATAKGKGSDETAPLVEEKPKQLDVTPEELLREEREEVDAPDPTYLLNMFEEAEEQYTRVRMCIVQQSDTLDTIAERYEVSPLVISNKNGLLSDDIKEGQILYIPSK; encoded by the coding sequence ATGTTGACTGACGGACAATCCGTTTTTACTTTTGATTTAAATGAATCCTTGTGGTTTAAAAAAGGACAGGAAGTAGAAGAAATAATGGGAATTTCCTTAGATCCAGAGATATCTATCCAAGAATATGAGGATTTTGTGTCGATAAGAGGTGTGATCGAGCTTAAAGGGGAGTATTTTCAAGTACAAGGAGAGGTTTGGGAATCGGACGATATCCTTACACTCAGAGATCACCCATCTCAGCGAATGGTGGAACGGGTGGAAAGTTATGACGATGGTGTGAATGAATTTTTTCATACGTTTCCAGTAGAAGTTTCGATCCCGAACTACCGCATTCACGAATTAGATGATGTGATGGTAGGTATCGAATCGTTTGACTATGAGCTGCCGGAAAATAGCCAACTTAAACTGATGGCACGTATTGCTATCCATGGCGTATTAGAAGAATCAAATTCATATGAGGCAACAGCGGAGGATCGCGACCTCCAAACAGATAATAATTACGCAGATGCCAATGATGAAGCAAAATCCGTAGCCTTAGATGAAACGTTTCAGTTTGATGTCAAAAACCGCTCGGAACAACAGCCGGAGCCAGAACCAGATTTTGCAGAAGATTTCGCTGAACCTCCATTAGATCCTGCCTTGGAAGATGAAATAGATGTGCTTGATGAGGTAGAAGAAGAACTAGAGCAAAAAGAAGAGAAGGTGGAGGTACCTGCAAAAGAGAAAGGGAAGAAGAAGAAATCTCAGTCTCTTGCAGAATTTTTTGCAGCAACTGCTAAAGGAAAAGGAAGCGATGAAACTGCTCCATTAGTAGAAGAAAAGCCGAAGCAATTGGATGTTACACCTGAGGAACTTCTTCGAGAGGAACGGGAGGAAGTGGATGCCCCTGATCCTACGTATCTACTTAATATGTTCGAAGAAGCGGAAGAGCAATATACAAGAGTGAGAATGTGTATTGTTCAACAGAGCGATACACTTGACACCATTGCTGAAAGATATGAAGTGTCTCCGCTAGTTATTTCAAATAAAAACGGTCTTCTAAGTGATGATATAAAAGAGGGGCAAATTCTATATATCCCCTCAAAATAA
- a CDS encoding phosphotransferase, translating to MDHLQKVLENYQIASTNMIPITSRLYKVQSHNLSFALKRSKLEASSLSMWQQVYSIANKEQLSSILPVFLTRDQDISCVYDTDYYYLTPWCEAREVDEPDHEMESFMKEIGTIHNRTKRSHPFDKSRAMKQIQKEKKRLNQMERKLTAYVEKFEQRRYMAPFELRVCTQYRDILHAFRALHEWYDEYLDEVEDIKAFPIALCHGDLRSSHKVFQQEMTYFLNWEHAYFGPPVQDLASYLFHEAKYHDNRVDYIIQSMPIYESYNPLEDYEKSLLAIHSLNPSYYLNVINRYLKQEYNRPQPFQIRYLEYHYRRILSGLKLQSKLKELREQTMEESTSSD from the coding sequence ATGGACCATTTACAAAAGGTACTAGAAAACTACCAGATTGCCTCAACTAATATGATTCCGATTACGTCGAGGTTGTACAAAGTTCAAAGTCATAATCTTTCCTTTGCCCTAAAACGCTCTAAGCTAGAAGCGTCTTCTCTTTCTATGTGGCAACAGGTATATAGTATTGCGAACAAGGAGCAGCTATCGTCCATTTTGCCCGTTTTTTTGACAAGGGATCAAGATATTTCTTGCGTGTATGATACCGACTATTATTATCTAACCCCTTGGTGTGAAGCAAGAGAAGTTGACGAACCGGACCATGAAATGGAATCCTTTATGAAAGAGATAGGAACAATCCATAATCGAACAAAGCGTTCCCATCCATTTGATAAAAGCCGTGCGATGAAACAAATCCAAAAAGAGAAGAAACGCTTGAATCAAATGGAGCGTAAACTAACGGCATATGTGGAAAAGTTTGAGCAAAGGCGGTATATGGCTCCATTTGAACTTCGAGTTTGTACGCAATATCGGGATATTTTGCACGCTTTCCGTGCTTTACATGAATGGTACGATGAATATTTGGATGAGGTGGAGGATATCAAGGCATTTCCAATCGCTCTATGCCATGGAGACCTCCGTTCTTCTCACAAAGTATTCCAGCAGGAAATGACCTATTTTCTTAACTGGGAACATGCTTATTTTGGTCCACCTGTTCAGGACTTAGCTAGTTATCTATTTCATGAAGCAAAGTATCATGATAACCGTGTAGATTACATCATCCAATCTATGCCCATTTATGAATCCTATAATCCACTTGAAGATTATGAGAAAAGTCTATTGGCCATCCATAGCTTAAATCCAAGCTATTACTTAAATGTGATAAACCGGTATTTAAAACAAGAATACAATAGGCCACAACCATTTCAAATTCGCTACCTAGAGTATCATTATCGTAGAATTTTAAGTGGGTTAAAGCTACAAAGTAAACTGAAAGAATTACGTGAACAAACCATGGAGGAATCAACCTCCAGTGATTAA
- a CDS encoding valine--tRNA ligase, giving the protein MEDKQQGSLPPKYDASSVEQNRYQFWLDGKFFEATGDESKQPFSVVIPPPNVTGKLHIGHALDLTLQDIITRYKRMQGYDVLWLPGMDHAGIATQAKVEAKLREQGENKYDLGREKFVERVWDWKEEYADFIRQQWAKLGLGLDYSRERFTLDEGLSDAVKEVFVSLYEKGLIYRGEYIINWDPATKTALSDIEVIYEDVQGHFYHMRYPLKDGSGHIEIATTRPETMLGDTAVAVHPEDERYKHLIGKTVVLPIVNREIPIVADDYVDMEFGSGAVKITPAHDPNDFEIGNRHDLERILVMNEDGTMNEKAGKYQGLDRFECRKQIVQELQNMDVLFEIEDHTHSVGHSERSGAVVEPYLSTQWFVKMQPLADAAVELQKNTDEKVNFVPERFEKTYLHWMENIRDWCISRQLWWGHRIPAWYHKETGEIYVGKEAPSDVENWEQDEDVLDTWFSSALWPFSTMNWPNEEAEDFKRYFPTSVLVTGFDIIFFWVARMIFQSLEFTEKRPFDDVLIHGLVRDPQGRKMSKSLGNGIDPMEVIEKYGADSVRYFLATGNTPGQDMRFNWEKVESTWNFINKIWNASRFALMNMEGLTYEDIALSGEKSVADKWILTRLNQTIEQVTKNVDKYEFGEAGRYLYNFIWDDFCDWYIEMAKLPLYGEDEAAKKTTRSVLAYVLDSTMRMLHPFMPFVTEEIWQSLPHDGPSIAVSEWPQVKEDLHDEQAAEEMKRLVGIIRAVRNIRAEVDTPMSKQIQLLIQAESDEIVAELQKNRHYLEKFCNPSTLEIATSINAPEKAMSAVVTGAALYLPLEGLIDVDKEIARLEKELEKWTKEVERVEKKLSNHGFVQKAPAKVVEEEKQKQQEYQDKQSRVQARLKELKA; this is encoded by the coding sequence ATGGAAGACAAACAACAAGGTTCATTACCACCAAAGTATGATGCATCCTCAGTGGAGCAAAATCGCTATCAGTTTTGGTTAGATGGAAAGTTTTTTGAAGCAACAGGGGATGAGAGCAAACAGCCGTTTTCAGTGGTAATTCCTCCCCCAAACGTAACGGGGAAGCTACACATCGGGCATGCACTTGACCTAACCTTACAAGATATTATTACGCGCTACAAAAGAATGCAAGGTTATGATGTCCTTTGGTTACCAGGAATGGACCACGCTGGGATTGCAACTCAAGCTAAAGTAGAAGCAAAGTTACGTGAACAAGGCGAAAACAAATATGACTTAGGTCGGGAAAAATTTGTAGAGCGTGTTTGGGATTGGAAAGAAGAATATGCAGATTTCATCCGCCAGCAATGGGCAAAGCTAGGCCTAGGCTTAGATTATTCCCGTGAACGCTTTACGTTAGATGAAGGACTATCCGATGCTGTTAAAGAGGTGTTTGTCAGTCTTTATGAAAAAGGACTTATCTATCGTGGTGAATATATCATTAACTGGGATCCAGCAACGAAGACGGCTCTTTCGGATATTGAGGTTATATATGAGGATGTGCAAGGGCACTTCTATCACATGCGTTACCCGCTAAAAGATGGTTCAGGTCACATTGAGATTGCTACCACTCGCCCAGAAACGATGCTTGGGGATACAGCGGTCGCGGTTCATCCAGAAGATGAGCGCTATAAGCACTTAATAGGTAAAACAGTTGTGTTACCAATTGTAAATCGTGAAATTCCTATTGTGGCCGATGATTATGTAGATATGGAATTTGGTTCTGGTGCGGTTAAAATAACTCCAGCACATGATCCAAATGACTTTGAGATTGGAAATCGACATGATTTAGAAAGAATCCTCGTCATGAATGAAGACGGCACGATGAACGAGAAAGCAGGAAAATATCAAGGATTAGATCGTTTTGAATGCCGTAAGCAGATTGTTCAAGAATTACAAAACATGGATGTTCTTTTCGAAATCGAAGATCATACGCATTCTGTAGGTCACTCAGAGCGAAGCGGTGCCGTTGTGGAGCCGTATCTGTCTACACAATGGTTTGTTAAAATGCAGCCACTTGCAGATGCAGCTGTTGAATTGCAAAAAAACACGGATGAGAAAGTAAACTTCGTACCAGAGCGATTCGAGAAAACGTATTTACACTGGATGGAAAATATCCGTGATTGGTGTATCTCGAGACAGCTTTGGTGGGGACATCGAATTCCAGCTTGGTATCATAAGGAAACGGGAGAAATATATGTTGGAAAAGAAGCTCCTTCTGATGTAGAAAACTGGGAGCAGGACGAAGATGTATTAGATACATGGTTCTCGTCTGCGCTTTGGCCGTTTTCTACCATGAACTGGCCAAATGAAGAAGCGGAAGATTTCAAACGATATTTCCCAACCAGTGTGCTTGTAACAGGTTTCGATATCATTTTCTTCTGGGTAGCACGTATGATTTTCCAATCGTTAGAGTTTACCGAGAAACGCCCATTCGATGATGTGTTAATCCATGGACTCGTTCGGGATCCTCAAGGTCGGAAAATGAGTAAATCATTAGGAAATGGTATTGACCCGATGGAAGTAATTGAAAAATACGGTGCGGATTCCGTCCGTTACTTCTTAGCAACAGGAAACACGCCTGGTCAAGATATGCGTTTTAACTGGGAAAAGGTTGAATCCACTTGGAATTTCATCAACAAGATCTGGAATGCTTCACGTTTTGCTTTGATGAATATGGAAGGGTTGACGTATGAGGATATTGCTTTATCAGGAGAGAAATCCGTTGCGGATAAATGGATTCTTACACGCTTAAACCAAACGATTGAGCAAGTAACGAAAAACGTTGATAAATACGAATTTGGGGAAGCGGGACGATATTTATACAACTTTATCTGGGACGATTTCTGTGACTGGTATATCGAAATGGCGAAGTTGCCTCTATACGGTGAGGATGAAGCAGCGAAGAAAACGACTAGATCCGTTCTTGCTTATGTATTAGACTCAACGATGAGAATGCTTCATCCATTTATGCCTTTCGTTACAGAAGAAATTTGGCAGTCTTTACCGCATGATGGCCCTTCTATCGCAGTTTCTGAATGGCCACAAGTGAAAGAGGATTTACACGACGAGCAAGCAGCGGAAGAAATGAAACGTTTAGTAGGTATTATCCGTGCAGTACGAAACATTAGGGCCGAAGTGGATACCCCAATGTCGAAACAGATTCAGCTACTTATTCAAGCGGAGAGTGATGAAATCGTTGCAGAGCTTCAAAAAAATAGACATTATTTAGAAAAGTTTTGTAACCCAAGTACGCTTGAAATTGCTACTTCTATTAACGCACCGGAAAAAGCGATGTCCGCCGTTGTAACAGGCGCTGCTCTTTATCTTCCATTAGAAGGATTAATCGATGTGGATAAAGAAATCGCTCGATTAGAAAAAGAGCTAGAAAAATGGACGAAAGAAGTAGAGCGAGTAGAAAAGAAACTTTCCAATCATGGTTTCGTTCAAAAAGCACCTGCAAAAGTAGTAGAAGAAGAAAAACAAAAACAACAAGAATACCAAGATAAACAAAGCAGAGTTCAAGCACGGTTAAAAGAATTAAAAGCATAA